The segment ACCCCGCACACCCGCTTCGAGGCCGAGGTCTACGTCCTCGGTCGCGATGAGGGCGGCAGGCATACCCCCTTCTTCCCAGGCTATCGCCCCCAGTTCTACGTCCGTACCACCGACGTCACCGGCGCGATTGCCCTCCCTGAAGGCGTAGAAATGGTTATGCCAGGCGATAATATCACCATGACTATCCACCTCATTAACCCCGTCGCCCTCGAAGAAGGCGTCCGCTTCGCTATCCGCGAGGGCGGCCGTACCGTCGGCGCCGGCGTCGTTACCAACATCCTGGAATAAGGATACGCTTTGCGGTTAGGAGAAGCGCACGTTCATGGCACGTAAAGGACGAGAAGATCGTAGTGTGATAACTCTGGCATG is part of the Chloroflexota bacterium genome and harbors:
- the tuf gene encoding elongation factor Tu (EF-Tu; promotes GTP-dependent binding of aminoacyl-tRNA to the A-site of ribosomes during protein biosynthesis; when the tRNA anticodon matches the mRNA codon, GTP hydrolysis results; the inactive EF-Tu-GDP leaves the ribosome and release of GDP is promoted by elongation factor Ts; many prokaryotes have two copies of the gene encoding EF-Tu); amino-acid sequence: TPHTRFEAEVYVLGRDEGGRHTPFFPGYRPQFYVRTTDVTGAIALPEGVEMVMPGDNITMTIHLINPVALEEGVRFAIREGGRTVGAGVVTNILE